From Candidatus Omnitrophota bacterium, one genomic window encodes:
- a CDS encoding DUF1015 domain-containing protein, producing the protein MANIKPFKGVVYNEKKVGSLSKVVAPPYDIIPKKMQDELYRANPYNIVKLELGKIKSSDSSTDNRYTRAKKFFDLWLKGKQMVQDEKDSIYIYSQKYREGSKTIDRIGFMALMSLDEGKNKVLPHENTLHAPKVDRLDLMRSIKANLSPIFILYEDTPHSILKILKKTSSEKRPFIDISFEGIRNRAWRLDDKADIKKIQAIMRSAPTFIADGHHRFEVTRMYSKELGRSRAPKIAREAAGYVMVYFVDAKEDMLTVLPAHRLPKDIGGLRKEEIIARLQKFFAIEKAGSLNAMMVKLGKLRSAHVFGMYMGRGQFYILKLKSMSHVDNVVKDKPKEWKQLDVSILHMFIFQHVLGIRDEDDNIEFIKDPCETAKSVDKGKFKIAFFLNPTKVAEVKRIASLGEKMPRKATYFYPKPVSGIVINKH; encoded by the coding sequence ATGGCTAATATCAAGCCCTTTAAAGGCGTAGTATACAATGAGAAGAAGGTAGGCAGTCTATCCAAGGTCGTTGCTCCCCCTTATGATATTATCCCCAAAAAAATGCAAGACGAGCTTTACCGCGCGAACCCTTACAATATTGTAAAGCTCGAACTCGGAAAGATAAAAAGTTCGGACTCTTCTACTGATAACCGCTATACTCGCGCTAAGAAATTTTTTGATCTGTGGCTAAAAGGCAAGCAGATGGTGCAGGACGAGAAAGATTCCATCTATATATATTCGCAGAAATACAGGGAAGGCTCTAAGACGATAGATAGAATAGGTTTCATGGCCCTTATGTCGCTGGACGAGGGAAAGAATAAGGTCCTGCCGCATGAGAATACGCTTCATGCGCCAAAGGTGGACAGGCTCGATCTGATGAGAAGTATAAAAGCTAACCTAAGCCCGATATTTATCCTCTATGAGGATACTCCGCACAGCATACTTAAGATATTAAAGAAGACCTCCTCGGAGAAGCGGCCGTTTATCGACATATCCTTCGAAGGCATACGAAACCGGGCCTGGAGGCTCGATGATAAGGCGGATATAAAAAAGATACAGGCTATCATGCGAAGCGCCCCCACATTTATTGCCGATGGCCACCACAGGTTTGAAGTGACGCGTATGTATTCCAAGGAGCTCGGGCGCTCCCGAGCGCCGAAAATCGCCAGAGAAGCCGCCGGATATGTGATGGTATATTTTGTCGATGCTAAGGAAGATATGCTGACCGTTCTTCCGGCCCACAGGCTCCCTAAGGATATAGGCGGCCTTCGGAAAGAAGAGATAATAGCGCGCTTGCAGAAGTTCTTTGCGATCGAGAAGGCGGGGAGCTTGAACGCGATGATGGTGAAGTTGGGCAAGTTGCGGAGCGCTCACGTTTTCGGCATGTATATGGGCCGGGGCCAATTCTATATTCTGAAGCTGAAGAGCATGAGCCATGTCGATAATGTGGTTAAAGATAAACCGAAAGAGTGGAAGCAGTTGGACGTCTCCATACTCCACATGTTCATATTCCAGCACGTGCTTGGTATCCGTGATGAAGATGATAATATCGAATTTATAAAGGATCCCTGCGAGACGGCAAAATCCGTCGACAAGGGTAAGTTCAAAATAGCGTTCTTCCTGAATCCTACAAAAGTCGCTGAGGTCAAGCGCATAGCGTCGCTCGGCGAGAAGATGCCCAGAAAGGCGACGTATTTTTATCCGAAGCCGGTCTCTGGCATAGTCATAAATAAGCATTAA
- a CDS encoding zinc ribbon domain-containing protein has product MPTYDYQCDKCGGHFEKFEKMTDRPVGKCPKCGGKTQRLIAGGSGVIFKGTGFYETDYKKKSKSDRPCPGSGGGSCKGCPSSGS; this is encoded by the coding sequence ATGCCGACTTATGATTATCAATGTGATAAATGCGGTGGCCATTTCGAAAAGTTCGAGAAGATGACGGATCGTCCGGTCGGAAAATGCCCTAAGTGCGGCGGCAAGACTCAGCGCCTGATCGCGGGTGGCAGCGGCGTGATATTTAAGGGAACGGGTTTTTACGAGACCGATTATAAGAAGAAATCGAAGTCTGACAGGCCTTGCCCGGGATCCGGAGGCGGCTCCTGCAAGGGATGCCCTTCAAGCGGTAGTTAA
- the dnaJ gene encoding molecular chaperone DnaJ: MEKRDYYEILGLGKTATTDEIKKAYRNLALKYHPDRVTPDKKKEAEEKFKEMSEAYEVLVDKEKRANYDQYGHAGVDSSFKQGGFQWQDFHHYDDLKDIFGGADVSDLLKGFGFGGDIFGSSRRGGSRRGSDLEYQLEISFDEAAFGGEETITIPRQETCEECRGTGAKPGSKKERCPDCDGQGQVRASNGFFSVVQTCRKCGGEGSIIRTPCPACNGRGRIKTKRNIKVKIPAGVDSGSRLRIHGEGEAGERGGQRGDLYILIYVKHHEIFERHDADIYCEVPIAYVTAVFGGEIEVPTIEGKIMMKIPPATQSGKQFRLRNKGIAHLHDYGRGDQIVKVQIDVPTNLNPDEKKALKEFARVSEDGKGPLARTFVEKMKRIFK; the protein is encoded by the coding sequence ATGGAGAAACGCGACTACTATGAAATCCTCGGCCTGGGCAAAACAGCCACTACCGATGAGATAAAAAAAGCTTACAGGAATCTCGCTCTTAAATATCACCCCGACAGGGTGACTCCCGACAAGAAGAAGGAAGCCGAGGAGAAATTTAAGGAGATGTCGGAGGCCTATGAGGTCCTCGTAGACAAAGAGAAGCGTGCCAATTACGACCAGTATGGCCATGCCGGAGTCGACAGCTCTTTTAAACAGGGCGGTTTCCAATGGCAGGACTTCCATCACTACGATGATCTTAAGGATATTTTCGGCGGCGCCGATGTAAGCGATCTTCTCAAGGGGTTCGGTTTCGGCGGCGACATCTTCGGCTCTTCCCGCAGAGGCGGGTCTAGGCGCGGGTCGGATCTCGAATATCAGCTTGAGATATCTTTTGACGAAGCGGCTTTCGGCGGTGAGGAGACTATTACCATCCCTCGTCAGGAGACCTGCGAGGAATGCCGCGGCACGGGCGCCAAACCCGGCTCCAAGAAAGAGCGGTGCCCTGACTGCGACGGACAGGGGCAGGTCAGGGCTTCAAATGGATTCTTTAGTGTTGTGCAGACATGCCGGAAATGCGGAGGCGAAGGATCCATAATAAGAACGCCATGTCCGGCCTGTAACGGCAGAGGCCGCATAAAAACGAAACGCAATATAAAGGTTAAGATCCCTGCCGGTGTGGATTCCGGATCAAGGCTGAGGATACACGGAGAGGGCGAGGCGGGAGAGAGGGGTGGTCAGCGCGGTGACCTGTATATATTGATCTATGTAAAACATCATGAAATATTTGAGCGCCACGACGCCGATATATATTGCGAAGTTCCTATAGCCTATGTTACAGCGGTATTCGGAGGCGAGATAGAGGTCCCTACTATCGAAGGCAAGATAATGATGAAGATTCCCCCAGCCACCCAGAGCGGCAAACAATTCCGGCTGAGAAATAAAGGAATCGCCCATCTGCACGATTACGGCAGGGGTGATCAGATAGTGAAGGTCCAGATAGATGTCCCTACAAATCTTAATCCGGACGAGAAGAAAGCGCTTAAAGAGTTTGCCAGGGTTTCGGAAGACGGCAAGGGGCCGCTGGCCAGAACGTTCGTAGAGAAGATGAAGAGGATCTTTAAATGA
- the dnaK gene encoding molecular chaperone DnaK yields the protein MSKVIGIDLGTSNSAAAYMEAGRPVIIPSAEGAGVASGKAFPSFVAFTKDGQKLVGEPAKRQASINPEGTIFAAKRKMGTDFKYKVYGKEYTPQQISSFLLQKIKQDAEAYLGDTVNEVVITCPAYFNDNQRQATKDAGEIAGLKVLRIINEPTAACLAYGLDKAGKEQKIMVFDLGGGTLDVTILEMGWDTEHEAATFEVMSTSGDTQLGGTDMDNTLVDYIVKEFKRDTGIDLKNDKMAVQRVREAAEKAKVELSSTLSTDLNLPFITADQTGPKHLTMTLNRAKVEELVQPIIDRCKHPIEQALSDAKVTAKDISKVILVGGPTRMPIVQKFVEDYVGKKIERGVDPMECVALGAAIQASIMKGETKDVLLLDVTPLSLGIETLGGVNTKLIERNTTVPTRKSQIFSTAADNQTAVTIRVIQGERQLAEGEGNVELGRFDLVGIPPAPRGVPQIEVGFDIDANGIVHVSAKDLGTGKEQSIKITAPKKLSKEEIDKMIKDAEKYAAEDSKKKEEVEQVNQADALVYSTEKSLKEFGDKVSQSDRADIESRLNELKQAIKEKNLPSIKRGTEELTKAAHKLAEEVYKKTSGPRPGPGAGAAGPEQSSQEGPGPGENASGPKQGEDIIDAEYTAEDEKDKKKK from the coding sequence ATGTCAAAAGTTATAGGAATAGATCTCGGGACTTCAAACTCAGCGGCGGCATATATGGAGGCGGGCCGCCCGGTGATAATACCTTCGGCTGAAGGCGCCGGAGTGGCAAGCGGTAAGGCGTTTCCGTCGTTCGTGGCCTTTACTAAAGACGGCCAGAAGCTGGTCGGCGAGCCGGCGAAGAGACAGGCTTCGATCAATCCTGAAGGCACGATATTCGCGGCCAAGCGTAAAATGGGAACAGACTTCAAGTATAAGGTGTATGGGAAAGAATATACCCCTCAGCAAATTTCGTCTTTCCTGCTCCAGAAGATAAAACAGGACGCCGAGGCATATCTTGGCGATACCGTGAATGAGGTAGTTATCACGTGCCCCGCGTATTTCAATGACAACCAGCGCCAGGCTACTAAAGACGCCGGAGAGATTGCGGGATTAAAAGTATTAAGAATAATTAACGAGCCGACGGCCGCATGTCTGGCATACGGGCTGGATAAGGCGGGGAAAGAGCAGAAGATAATGGTCTTCGATCTCGGCGGCGGCACGCTCGATGTTACGATCCTTGAAATGGGATGGGATACCGAGCATGAAGCGGCTACATTTGAAGTAATGTCGACATCCGGCGACACGCAGCTCGGCGGCACAGACATGGATAATACGCTTGTGGATTATATCGTAAAAGAGTTCAAGAGAGATACGGGCATAGACCTGAAGAACGATAAGATGGCGGTCCAGCGCGTCAGGGAAGCCGCTGAAAAGGCCAAGGTCGAGCTGTCAAGCACCTTGTCGACGGATCTCAATCTGCCGTTTATAACGGCGGACCAGACGGGCCCGAAGCATCTCACGATGACATTGAACAGGGCCAAGGTTGAAGAGCTCGTGCAGCCCATCATAGACCGCTGTAAGCATCCGATCGAGCAGGCATTGTCGGACGCCAAAGTCACCGCCAAAGATATAAGCAAGGTCATTCTCGTCGGCGGCCCCACCAGGATGCCGATAGTCCAGAAGTTCGTAGAAGATTATGTAGGCAAGAAGATCGAGCGCGGGGTCGACCCGATGGAATGCGTGGCATTGGGCGCAGCGATCCAGGCATCCATTATGAAGGGCGAAACGAAAGATGTGCTGCTGCTGGACGTCACGCCGCTTTCGCTCGGGATCGAGACGCTCGGCGGGGTTAATACGAAGCTGATCGAGCGCAATACGACCGTTCCGACCAGAAAGAGCCAGATATTCTCCACGGCCGCGGATAACCAGACGGCGGTTACCATACGCGTCATTCAGGGTGAGCGCCAGCTGGCGGAAGGCGAAGGTAATGTGGAACTCGGCAGGTTCGACCTTGTAGGCATACCTCCGGCGCCGCGCGGAGTTCCCCAGATAGAAGTCGGGTTTGACATAGATGCCAACGGTATCGTGCACGTCTCGGCCAAGGACCTTGGCACAGGCAAGGAACAGTCGATAAAGATCACCGCTCCCAAGAAGCTCTCCAAGGAAGAGATCGACAAGATGATCAAGGATGCGGAGAAGTATGCCGCCGAAGACTCGAAGAAGAAAGAGGAGGTCGAACAGGTGAACCAGGCGGATGCTCTGGTCTATTCGACCGAGAAGTCACTGAAGGAATTCGGAGATAAAGTAAGCCAATCGGATAGGGCGGATATAGAATCACGCCTGAATGAATTGAAGCAGGCGATAAAAGAGAAGAATCTGCCCAGCATTAAGCGCGGTACGGAAGAGCTGACAAAGGCGGCCCATAAGTTAGCCGAGGAAGTATATAAGAAGACCTCCGGCCCTCGTCCGGGTCCCGGAGCCGGAGCTGCCGGCCCTGAGCAGTCCTCGCAGGAAGGCCCTGGCCCCGGCGAAAACGCTTCCGGTCCCAAACAGGGTGAAGATATAATCGACGCCGAATATACAGCCGAGGATGAGAAAGATAAAAAGAAAAAATAA
- a CDS encoding nucleotide exchange factor GrpE has translation MPNNKNGCKGKDDKNTQPSPQGDELVTITRKEYEALKAKSGECDAFNDKYIRAHAEFENVRKRLEKDKIDFVKYANEGFILDLLPIIDNLEIAEKHIKEAKDFKAVQDGVDMIQLQIQGFLKDIGLERIKTVGEKFDPHVHEPIETVEAPDKEDGIIVDELKPGYRLNGKLLRPASVKIVKNK, from the coding sequence GTGCCGAATAATAAAAACGGTTGTAAGGGTAAAGATGATAAAAACACGCAGCCATCTCCGCAAGGAGACGAGCTTGTTACTATTACCAGGAAAGAATATGAGGCGCTAAAGGCGAAGTCCGGGGAGTGCGATGCCTTTAACGATAAATATATAAGGGCCCATGCCGAATTTGAGAATGTGCGGAAGCGCCTGGAAAAGGACAAGATCGATTTCGTCAAATATGCGAACGAAGGTTTTATCCTAGATCTCTTGCCGATAATAGATAATCTGGAGATAGCGGAAAAACATATAAAGGAAGCAAAGGATTTTAAGGCGGTGCAGGACGGTGTCGATATGATACAGTTGCAGATACAGGGTTTTCTGAAAGATATAGGGTTGGAGCGGATAAAGACCGTGGGGGAGAAGTTCGACCCTCATGTGCACGAACCCATCGAAACCGTCGAAGCTCCCGATAAGGAGGACGGTATTATAGTTGACGAATTAAAGCCGGGCTATAGGCTTAACGGTAAGCTTCTGCGTCCGGCTTCTGTAAAGATCGTAAAAAATAAATAA
- a CDS encoding HTH domain-containing protein, with the protein MIRELNKRQQEVLEMIVRRYVETAEPVGSRYISRKLDLSSATIRNVMADLEDLGYIMQPHTSAGRSPTDRGYRYYIELLMHVKNVNMLEAKRSMKDQYGTAARSIEDVLERTSYMISNVTNYVGLTLSSQYDKLYLDGTSHIIEQPEFQDLRKLYALLKYLEHKSELLDLLKHDFETDGVTIHIGKENFSNSLSDCSIVTKSYKVKGKASGRLGVIGPKRMVYEKVIPMVEFLADAVTDIFNEMEI; encoded by the coding sequence ATGATCAGGGAATTGAATAAGAGGCAGCAGGAAGTTCTGGAGATGATAGTGCGCCGCTACGTCGAGACGGCGGAGCCGGTGGGGTCGCGCTATATCTCGCGGAAGCTTGACCTCTCGAGCGCCACCATACGCAATGTGATGGCGGACCTTGAGGACCTGGGTTACATAATGCAGCCGCATACCTCCGCCGGCCGCTCGCCGACCGATAGAGGCTATCGTTACTATATCGAATTGCTGATGCATGTAAAGAATGTCAACATGCTGGAGGCGAAGCGCTCCATGAAAGATCAGTATGGCACAGCGGCCCGCTCGATCGAAGATGTCCTGGAACGCACGTCTTACATGATATCCAATGTCACGAATTATGTCGGGTTAACGCTTTCTTCGCAGTATGATAAACTGTATCTCGACGGCACAAGCCATATAATAGAGCAGCCGGAGTTCCAGGACCTGCGAAAGCTATACGCTTTACTCAAATACCTCGAACATAAAAGTGAGCTGTTGGATCTATTGAAGCATGATTTTGAAACGGACGGCGTCACTATACATATAGGTAAAGAGAATTTTTCGAATTCCTTAAGCGACTGCAGTATCGTGACGAAGAGCTATAAAGTGAAAGGTAAAGCATCCGGAAGGCTGGGAGTCATCGGTCCCAAGAGAATGGTATACGAAAAGGTGATCCCGATGGTCGAGTTCCTGGCGGATGCGGTGACGGACATATTCAATGAGATGGAGATATAG
- the hflX gene encoding GTPase HflX, with protein MERAVLVTVDFGKRDVWSAEERSAELAELAASALAKVVRREIVHRHEPSPASFIGSGKAEELAGICLSEDIDVVIFNNDLTASQQKNLEEVIGVKTIDRTQLILDIFARRAHSNEGKLQVELAQLKYMLPRLMGKGIEMSRLGGGIGTSGPGEQKLEVDRRKIKARVSKLTKDLEGLGKRRDMMRTKRSRHSLLTVAIVGYTNVGKSTLLNALTGSDVVVRDKLFATLDPTVRKFIMPNNQKVLFIDTVGFIKELPHHLIEAFKATLEEVTEADLILHIVDSSHPKALEQAEAVYDVLKEIKAIDKPMITVLNKIDKVADNAVIERLKKHFDAPVLISALKKEGFDGFISKILQHMKGLTALINIKISAGDAKTLNLIHENGFIRKQEYVGDELLIEAEVPLRLKELLGKEFPENPLDI; from the coding sequence ATGGAGCGCGCGGTCCTGGTGACGGTCGATTTCGGTAAGCGGGATGTATGGAGCGCGGAGGAGCGCTCGGCTGAGCTCGCCGAACTGGCAGCTTCGGCGCTCGCCAAGGTTGTGCGTCGGGAGATAGTCCACAGGCACGAGCCGAGCCCCGCGTCCTTTATAGGCAGCGGCAAGGCCGAAGAGCTGGCCGGGATATGTCTCTCCGAGGACATAGATGTCGTGATATTCAATAATGACCTCACCGCTTCACAGCAGAAGAACCTCGAGGAGGTAATAGGCGTAAAGACGATCGACAGGACGCAGCTTATCCTGGATATATTCGCGCGCCGCGCGCATTCCAATGAAGGCAAGCTGCAGGTGGAGCTCGCGCAGCTTAAATATATGCTGCCGCGTCTTATGGGTAAGGGAATCGAGATGTCGAGGCTCGGAGGAGGGATAGGTACGAGCGGGCCGGGCGAACAGAAGCTCGAAGTGGATCGCCGCAAAATAAAAGCCAGGGTCTCTAAACTTACAAAGGACCTGGAGGGCCTCGGGAAGAGGCGAGATATGATGCGGACGAAGCGCTCGCGGCATTCGCTGCTTACTGTCGCCATAGTGGGTTATACCAATGTCGGGAAGTCGACCCTTCTTAATGCGCTGACAGGTTCCGATGTTGTCGTCCGGGATAAATTATTTGCCACACTGGACCCGACCGTAAGAAAATTTATCATGCCTAATAACCAGAAGGTGCTCTTTATCGATACGGTCGGTTTCATAAAAGAACTCCCGCACCATCTTATCGAGGCCTTCAAGGCTACGCTCGAAGAGGTGACCGAAGCGGACCTTATATTGCATATTGTCGATTCGAGCCATCCAAAGGCCCTGGAACAGGCCGAGGCAGTCTATGATGTATTGAAAGAGATAAAAGCGATCGATAAACCTATGATCACCGTTCTTAATAAGATAGACAAGGTAGCGGATAATGCGGTGATCGAACGCCTCAAAAAGCATTTTGATGCTCCAGTCTTGATATCGGCGTTGAAAAAGGAAGGATTTGATGGTTTCATCTCGAAAATTCTTCAGCATATGAAGGGCCTGACCGCCCTTATCAATATCAAGATCTCCGCCGGCGATGCCAAGACGCTCAACCTGATTCACGAAAACGGTTTCATCAGGAAACAAGAGTATGTGGGCGATGAGCTCCTGATAGAGGCCGAGGTCCCCCTGCGCCTGAAAGAGCTCCTGGGTAAAGAATTTCCGGAAAATCCCCTTGACATTTAG
- the miaA gene encoding tRNA (adenosine(37)-N6)-dimethylallyltransferase MiaA, with the protein MFIVGPTAIGKTRLAVVLAKKIHGEIISCDSMQVYRGMRILSQSPSKKERALVKHHLVGILDPKKEYSAAVFIKRAMPLIEAIINRKRIPIVAGGSGLYVKALVDGLFLSPEADMKFRKRMQAFVSRHGSKKLHERLAKIDSISSGKIHPNDVRRIIRALEIFESTGRTMTELKSTTRGLKDLYDIRIFGLIAPREKIYSRIDSRVDEMFAFGAVVEAKRLARKRMSKTAREVLGFKEIADYLDGEYDLEYAKGLVKMNTRRFAKRQLTWFRPDKRIKWYDITRNTGAKIVNKIMKEVR; encoded by the coding sequence TTGTTCATAGTCGGTCCCACTGCTATAGGTAAGACCCGCCTTGCGGTGGTTCTCGCAAAAAAAATCCACGGAGAGATAATCTCCTGTGACTCGATGCAGGTTTACAGGGGTATGCGTATATTAAGCCAGTCGCCGTCGAAGAAAGAGAGGGCGCTGGTGAAACATCATCTGGTAGGTATCCTCGATCCAAAAAAAGAATACAGCGCGGCCGTATTTATAAAAAGGGCCATGCCGTTAATCGAAGCCATTATAAATAGAAAAAGGATCCCGATAGTCGCCGGAGGAAGCGGTCTTTACGTGAAGGCCCTGGTGGACGGCCTCTTCTTGAGTCCGGAGGCCGATATGAAATTCAGAAAAAGAATGCAGGCCTTCGTCTCCCGCCATGGATCCAAAAAACTGCATGAGCGGCTTGCGAAGATAGATTCGATATCCTCCGGGAAGATTCATCCTAATGACGTCCGGCGCATAATAAGGGCGCTTGAGATATTTGAGTCGACCGGCCGGACGATGACGGAGCTGAAGTCGACGACCAGAGGATTAAAGGACCTTTATGATATACGGATATTCGGCCTCATCGCCCCAAGAGAAAAAATATATTCCCGTATAGATTCCCGTGTCGATGAGATGTTTGCCTTCGGAGCCGTGGTTGAAGCAAAGAGGCTGGCCAGGAAGAGAATGTCGAAGACGGCCAGGGAAGTTCTGGGATTTAAGGAGATAGCGGATTATCTGGACGGCGAGTATGACCTGGAATACGCAAAGGGTCTGGTCAAGATGAATACCCGGCGTTTCGCCAAGCGCCAGCTCACCTGGTTTCGTCCGGACAAGAGAATAAAATGGTACGACATCACCCGGAATACCGGGGCAAAGATAGTAAATAAGATAATGAAAGAGGTGCGATGA
- a CDS encoding SPOR domain-containing protein codes for MRKVSLSVLVSVFITAQPLFAASSASFSVVEKYFLEGKYNSVISESEELINSGSGRKDELYYLKGLSELKANKFSDARASFNYIISHYSWSKKVFDARLGVGDSYFLEGNNTKALNVYNEIADNYPSDKNIAIVYSRLSSCYAKMGLRDKADSYHAMVRTKAPLSFEAKSAPAVSSPLQNITACPTAQEPMLGRRARKAPSPYSGPGIHSVQVGSFKNKRNADKLVKRLSARGYESYVTIPVFSSDKFYRVKVGKFASKDEASRMASKLESDGYRTSLCTDDTCD; via the coding sequence ATGAGGAAGGTATCATTATCGGTTCTTGTATCGGTTTTTATTACGGCGCAGCCGCTATTTGCGGCATCGTCGGCAAGCTTCTCCGTTGTCGAGAAATATTTTCTCGAAGGTAAATATAACTCGGTCATATCGGAATCGGAAGAGCTTATAAACTCCGGATCGGGCCGGAAGGACGAGCTATATTACCTGAAAGGCCTGAGTGAGCTTAAGGCCAATAAATTCAGCGACGCCAGGGCGAGCTTCAACTATATAATATCTCACTATTCATGGTCAAAGAAGGTATTTGACGCGCGCCTCGGTGTAGGTGATTCGTACTTTCTCGAAGGCAATAATACCAAGGCGCTCAATGTTTACAATGAGATAGCTGATAACTATCCTTCAGATAAGAATATAGCGATAGTGTACAGCCGCTTGAGTTCGTGTTATGCCAAAATGGGCCTGCGCGACAAGGCGGATTCTTATCATGCCATGGTCAGGACGAAAGCGCCGCTTAGCTTCGAAGCTAAGTCAGCGCCGGCTGTAAGTTCTCCCCTTCAAAATATAACGGCCTGCCCGACTGCACAAGAACCAATGTTAGGCAGACGGGCCAGAAAAGCCCCTTCACCGTATAGCGGCCCGGGCATACACTCCGTGCAGGTAGGGTCTTTCAAGAATAAGAGGAACGCGGATAAGCTGGTCAAGAGGCTCTCCGCCCGCGGCTATGAAAGTTACGTGACAATACCTGTCTTCTCAAGCGACAAATTCTATAGAGTTAAAGTAGGGAAATTCGCCTCGAAAGATGAAGCTTCCAGGATGGCCTCTAAGCTGGAGTCGGATGGTTACCGTACCAGCCTCTGCACTGATGACACGTGCGATTAA
- the miaB gene encoding tRNA (N6-isopentenyl adenosine(37)-C2)-methylthiotransferase MiaB: MKKIFIKTFGCQMNTRDSEFVAGILVDKGFRLSDSMDTAEVIIFNSCSVRKHAEERLFNNIDCLKKLKKKNTELVIALMGCTAQAYGPKAIDRSPLIDIVCGTGNETDLPRLIKDVLKKRCRIIAADKVNEKKPEAFPKYRENKFKALVSIGEGCNNFCSYCIVPYVRGRERSRDAKDIIREVKDLAARGFKEVLLLGQNVNSYRAACGKDFINILKDINKIKDIERIRFMTSHPRDAHTELFRAMRDLDKVCEHLHLPLQSGSDRILKLMNRKYNSKKYLKLAEDYKRMVPGGSITTDVIVGFPSESSGDFKKTCDILKEINFDSAYTFKYSPRAGTKSSKLPDDVPPEVKASRLEFISRLQCGISGERNRYLVDKTVEVLIEGTNKKDKAFLIGRTRTNKPAVFKGSVSLTGKLAEIEVESVTPYALRGRIAG, encoded by the coding sequence ATGAAGAAGATTTTTATTAAAACCTTTGGATGCCAAATGAACACCCGGGATTCGGAGTTTGTGGCGGGGATCCTGGTTGATAAAGGATTCAGGCTGTCCGATTCAATGGATACTGCCGAAGTTATCATATTCAACTCCTGCTCCGTGAGGAAGCACGCCGAAGAGAGGCTGTTCAACAATATAGACTGTCTTAAAAAGCTTAAGAAGAAGAATACTGAGCTTGTGATCGCCCTTATGGGCTGCACGGCCCAGGCTTACGGGCCGAAGGCCATAGACAGGTCCCCGTTAATAGATATCGTCTGCGGAACCGGCAACGAGACGGACCTGCCGAGATTGATAAAGGACGTATTGAAGAAGAGATGCCGTATAATAGCCGCCGACAAGGTCAATGAAAAGAAACCCGAGGCTTTCCCGAAATACCGCGAGAATAAATTTAAGGCGCTTGTTTCGATAGGCGAGGGATGCAATAATTTCTGCTCATATTGTATTGTGCCGTATGTGCGCGGCAGGGAACGTTCGCGCGATGCCAAAGACATCATTCGGGAAGTGAAGGACCTTGCCGCTCGCGGGTTTAAGGAAGTGCTGCTCCTGGGCCAGAACGTCAATTCTTACAGGGCGGCGTGCGGTAAAGATTTTATAAATATACTGAAGGATATAAACAAGATAAAAGACATAGAACGCATCCGGTTCATGACGAGCCATCCCAGGGACGCACATACGGAGCTATTCAGGGCCATGCGCGATCTCGACAAAGTCTGCGAGCATCTTCATCTGCCGCTACAGTCGGGCTCGGACCGTATCCTGAAGCTTATGAATAGAAAATATAATTCAAAAAAGTATTTGAAATTAGCCGAAGATTATAAGAGAATGGTTCCCGGCGGCAGTATCACTACCGATGTGATAGTCGGCTTTCCGTCCGAGAGCTCCGGCGATTTCAAGAAGACGTGCGATATACTGAAAGAGATAAATTTCGACAGCGCTTATACGTTTAAATATTCGCCGCGCGCCGGGACAAAGTCGTCGAAGCTCCCGGACGATGTGCCTCCGGAGGTGAAAGCCTCGCGCCTGGAATTCATCAGCAGGCTTCAGTGCGGTATTTCCGGGGAGCGAAACAGATATCTTGTGGATAAGACAGTCGAGGTGCTGATAGAGGGAACCAATAAAAAGGATAAGGCCTTTTTGATCGGCAGGACCAGGACGAATAAGCCGGCCGTCTTTAAGGGAAGCGTGTCTCTGACGGGAAAATTAGCGGAGATTGAGGTCGAATCCGTAACGCCTTACGCTCTAAGGGGGAGGATAGCCGGATGA